One part of the Populus alba chromosome 18, ASM523922v2, whole genome shotgun sequence genome encodes these proteins:
- the LOC118052033 gene encoding uncharacterized protein isoform X1: MGIHWNCLAADTLSRTSVPDLDSDSDSDSPRDSILKLVDVDASPVDSAEYSCCFTMETACISTWMSNVPISGENNVILGALDNSKLRDFTYEELRAATFNFSMNLLIGRGGFGNVYKGWLKEQRSSKGARNRPIAVKRLNGTSYQGDPEFTTEISLLGMVSHPNIVKLLGFCRANEEKILVYDYMQKRSLEHHLFSKKPERVLPWEIRLKIAIEIAEGLSYLHTLEHPVILRDMKPSNILLDKSYTAKISDFGMAITSPAPLRDHDEYIEDRVVGTYGYADPLYAETGKLHVKSDVYGFGVVLVELLTGSRSTKKGVNLSVGEWAEKYLNNRFRLRGIMDSRLEGKYVTGQASEIAKLALRCLVRNPKFRPSMTEVAETLEKIKTRAYNQKHLVMCGKCHKAGHHTRSCDRISHVGGNSKLPNASEAITEERTSSTQSTVQQDSERSEASGVVTKTLRTTPSNSNLLDASNGTSNEKTSAIQSPHLQQGSKGDQANRVGTSKPRNNHLIRKTAAVGGNSKVLEARNTTKKEKTTSSRLTVRQGNARKEANGVATRPSCNNGPKTKIPSNSKLLNATDAMKKEKISTTKSIVEECKKRNEANGVGTSTPRSKGPGKITTSKSELPNASNVARKVKASVQQVHKRNVPANGAICIK, from the exons ATGGGGATCCACTGGAATTGTCTTGCAGCTGATACTTTAAGTCGAACTTCCGTTCCAGACCTAGACTCGGACTCGGACTCGGACTCTCCTCGTGATTCCATCTTAAAACTGGTTGATG TTGATGCATCTCCTGTGGATTCCGCTGAATACAGCTGCTGTTTCACAATGGAAACTGCCTGTATTTCAACATGGATGTCTAATGTACCTATTTCGGGTGAGAACAACGTAATACTTGGTGCATTAGACAATTCAAAGTTGAGAGATTTCACATATGAAGAGTTGAGGGCAGCGACCTTCAACTTTAGTATGAATCTGCTGATTGGAAGGGGAGGTTTTGGCAATGTCTACAAGGGTTGGCTCAAGGAGCAGAGGTCATCTAAGGGTGCTAGGAACCGACCAATTGCTGTCAAGAGATTAAATGGAACCAGCTATCAAGGAGATCCAGAATTTacg ACAGAGATCAGTTTACTGGGAATGGTGTCTCATCCGAACATTGTGAAGCTTTTGGGTTTTTGTCGTGCAAATGAAGAGAAGATCCTTGTCTATGACTACATGCAAAAACGAAGCTTAGAGCACCATTTATTTTCCA AGAAACCAGAACGAGTACTTCCATGGGAAATTAGACTTAAAATCGCGATAGAAATTGCTGAAGGACTGTCTTACTTGCATACATTAGAACACCCGGTAATTTTAAGAGATATGAAGCCCTCAAATATACTACTTGATAAG TCCTATACTGCGAAGATATCAGACTTTGGAATGGCAATCACATCACCTGCACCCTTGAGAGATCATGATGAATATATAGAAGATAGAGTTGTTGGCACATATGGTTATGCGGATCCTCTTTATGCTGAAACTG GGAAGTTGCATGTAAAGAGCGATGTTTATGGATTTGGTGTTGTTTTGGTTGAGCTGCTAACTGGTTCAAGATCAACAAAAAAAGGGGTTAATCTTTCCGTAGGGGAATGGGCCGAGAAATATCTAAATAATAGATTCAGGCTGAGAGGCATAATGGACTCCAGGTTGGAGGGGAAGTATGTTACTGGGCAGGCTTCAGAAATAGCAAAGCTTGCTCTGAGATGTCTCGTTCGTAACCCCAAATTCCGTCCATCAATGACAGAAGTTGCCGAGACACTAGAGAAGATCAAAACTCGTGCTTATAACCAGAAACATCTTGTCATG TGTGGGAAGTGCCATAAAGCTGGACACCACACCAGGTCTTGTGACAGGATCAGTCATGTTGGAGGGAATTCAAAGCTTCCAAATGCAAGTGAAGCAATCACAGAGGAGAGGACATCTTCCACACAATCAACCGTCCAACAAGACAGCGAAAGGAGTGAGGCCAGTGGTGTTGTAACAAAGACACTTCGAACAACTCCCA GCAATTCAAACCTACTAGACGCAAGTAATGGAACGAGCAATGAAAAGACTTCAGCAATTCAATCACCTCATCTCCAACAAGGAAGCAAAGGGGACCAGGCAAATCGCGTTGGGACCAGCAAACCTAGGAACAATCATCTTATAAGAAAAACAGCTGCCG TCGGAGGTAATTCGAAGGTACTTGAAGCaagaaatacaacaaaaaaggaGAAGACGACTTCTTCTAGATTGACTGTCCGACAAGGTAATGCAAGAAAGGAGGCAAATGGTGTCGCTACCAGACCATCTTGTAACAATGGTCCTAAAACCAAAATTCCCA GCAATTCAAAGCTACTAAATGCAACTGATGCTATGAAAAAGGAGAAGATTTCTACGACCAAATCAATTGTCGAAGAATGTAAAAAGAGAAATGAGGCAAATGGGGTTGGTACTAGCACACCTCGTAGCAAAGGTCCTGGAAAAATAACTACAA GCAAGTCAGAGCTACCAAATGCAAGTAACGTAGCAAGGAAAGTGAAAGCTTCAGTCCAACAAGTACACAAAAGGAACGTGCCAGCCAATGGTGCTATCTGCATAAAATAA
- the LOC118052033 gene encoding uncharacterized protein isoform X2 → MGIHWNCLAADTLSRTSVPDLDSDSDSDSPRDSILKLVDVDASPVDSAEYSCCFTMETACISTWMSNVPISGENNVILGALDNSKLRDFTYEELRAATFNFSMNLLIGRGGFGNVYKGWLKEQRSSKGARNRPIAVKRLNGTSYQGDPEFTTEISLLGMVSHPNIVKLLGFCRANEEKILVYDYMQKRSLEHHLFSKKPERVLPWEIRLKIAIEIAEGLSYLHTLEHPVILRDMKPSNILLDKSYTAKISDFGMAITSPAPLRDHDEYIEDRVVGTYGYADPLYAETGKLHVKSDVYGFGVVLVELLTGSRSTKKGVNLSVGEWAEKYLNNRFRLRGIMDSRLEGKYVTGQASEIAKLALRCLVRNPKFRPSMTEVAETLEKIKTRAYNQKHLVMCGKCHKAGHHTRSCDRISHVGGNSKLPNASEAITEERTSSTQSTVQQDSERSEASGVVTKTLRTTPSNSNLLDASNGTSNEKTSAIQSPHLQQGSKGDQANRVGTSKPRNNHLIRKTAAVGGNSKTTSSRLTVRQGNARKEANGVATRPSCNNGPKTKIPSNSKLLNATDAMKKEKISTTKSIVEECKKRNEANGVGTSTPRSKGPGKITTSKSELPNASNVARKVKASVQQVHKRNVPANGAICIK, encoded by the exons ATGGGGATCCACTGGAATTGTCTTGCAGCTGATACTTTAAGTCGAACTTCCGTTCCAGACCTAGACTCGGACTCGGACTCGGACTCTCCTCGTGATTCCATCTTAAAACTGGTTGATG TTGATGCATCTCCTGTGGATTCCGCTGAATACAGCTGCTGTTTCACAATGGAAACTGCCTGTATTTCAACATGGATGTCTAATGTACCTATTTCGGGTGAGAACAACGTAATACTTGGTGCATTAGACAATTCAAAGTTGAGAGATTTCACATATGAAGAGTTGAGGGCAGCGACCTTCAACTTTAGTATGAATCTGCTGATTGGAAGGGGAGGTTTTGGCAATGTCTACAAGGGTTGGCTCAAGGAGCAGAGGTCATCTAAGGGTGCTAGGAACCGACCAATTGCTGTCAAGAGATTAAATGGAACCAGCTATCAAGGAGATCCAGAATTTacg ACAGAGATCAGTTTACTGGGAATGGTGTCTCATCCGAACATTGTGAAGCTTTTGGGTTTTTGTCGTGCAAATGAAGAGAAGATCCTTGTCTATGACTACATGCAAAAACGAAGCTTAGAGCACCATTTATTTTCCA AGAAACCAGAACGAGTACTTCCATGGGAAATTAGACTTAAAATCGCGATAGAAATTGCTGAAGGACTGTCTTACTTGCATACATTAGAACACCCGGTAATTTTAAGAGATATGAAGCCCTCAAATATACTACTTGATAAG TCCTATACTGCGAAGATATCAGACTTTGGAATGGCAATCACATCACCTGCACCCTTGAGAGATCATGATGAATATATAGAAGATAGAGTTGTTGGCACATATGGTTATGCGGATCCTCTTTATGCTGAAACTG GGAAGTTGCATGTAAAGAGCGATGTTTATGGATTTGGTGTTGTTTTGGTTGAGCTGCTAACTGGTTCAAGATCAACAAAAAAAGGGGTTAATCTTTCCGTAGGGGAATGGGCCGAGAAATATCTAAATAATAGATTCAGGCTGAGAGGCATAATGGACTCCAGGTTGGAGGGGAAGTATGTTACTGGGCAGGCTTCAGAAATAGCAAAGCTTGCTCTGAGATGTCTCGTTCGTAACCCCAAATTCCGTCCATCAATGACAGAAGTTGCCGAGACACTAGAGAAGATCAAAACTCGTGCTTATAACCAGAAACATCTTGTCATG TGTGGGAAGTGCCATAAAGCTGGACACCACACCAGGTCTTGTGACAGGATCAGTCATGTTGGAGGGAATTCAAAGCTTCCAAATGCAAGTGAAGCAATCACAGAGGAGAGGACATCTTCCACACAATCAACCGTCCAACAAGACAGCGAAAGGAGTGAGGCCAGTGGTGTTGTAACAAAGACACTTCGAACAACTCCCA GCAATTCAAACCTACTAGACGCAAGTAATGGAACGAGCAATGAAAAGACTTCAGCAATTCAATCACCTCATCTCCAACAAGGAAGCAAAGGGGACCAGGCAAATCGCGTTGGGACCAGCAAACCTAGGAACAATCATCTTATAAGAAAAACAGCTGCCG TCGGAGGTAATTCGAAG ACGACTTCTTCTAGATTGACTGTCCGACAAGGTAATGCAAGAAAGGAGGCAAATGGTGTCGCTACCAGACCATCTTGTAACAATGGTCCTAAAACCAAAATTCCCA GCAATTCAAAGCTACTAAATGCAACTGATGCTATGAAAAAGGAGAAGATTTCTACGACCAAATCAATTGTCGAAGAATGTAAAAAGAGAAATGAGGCAAATGGGGTTGGTACTAGCACACCTCGTAGCAAAGGTCCTGGAAAAATAACTACAA GCAAGTCAGAGCTACCAAATGCAAGTAACGTAGCAAGGAAAGTGAAAGCTTCAGTCCAACAAGTACACAAAAGGAACGTGCCAGCCAATGGTGCTATCTGCATAAAATAA
- the LOC118052033 gene encoding probable serine/threonine-protein kinase PIX13 isoform X3, which produces MGIHWNCLAADTLSRTSVPDLDSDSDSDSPRDSILKLVDVDASPVDSAEYSCCFTMETACISTWMSNVPISGENNVILGALDNSKLRDFTYEELRAATFNFSMNLLIGRGGFGNVYKGWLKEQRSSKGARNRPIAVKRLNGTSYQGDPEFTTEISLLGMVSHPNIVKLLGFCRANEEKILVYDYMQKRSLEHHLFSKKPERVLPWEIRLKIAIEIAEGLSYLHTLEHPVILRDMKPSNILLDKSYTAKISDFGMAITSPAPLRDHDEYIEDRVVGTYGYADPLYAETGKLHVKSDVYGFGVVLVELLTGSRSTKKGVNLSVGEWAEKYLNNRFRLRGIMDSRLEGKYVTGQASEIAKLALRCLVRNPKFRPSMTEVAETLEKIKTRAYNQKHLVMCGKCHKAGHHTRSCDRISHVGGNSKLPNASEAITEERTSSTQSTVQQDSERSEASGVVTKTLRTTPSNSNLLDASNGTSNEKTSAIQSPHLQQGSKGDQANRVGTSKPRNNHLIRKTAAVGGNSKVLEARNTTKKEKTTSSRLTVRQGNARKEANGVATRPSCNNGPKTKIPSKSELPNASNVARKVKASVQQVHKRNVPANGAICIK; this is translated from the exons ATGGGGATCCACTGGAATTGTCTTGCAGCTGATACTTTAAGTCGAACTTCCGTTCCAGACCTAGACTCGGACTCGGACTCGGACTCTCCTCGTGATTCCATCTTAAAACTGGTTGATG TTGATGCATCTCCTGTGGATTCCGCTGAATACAGCTGCTGTTTCACAATGGAAACTGCCTGTATTTCAACATGGATGTCTAATGTACCTATTTCGGGTGAGAACAACGTAATACTTGGTGCATTAGACAATTCAAAGTTGAGAGATTTCACATATGAAGAGTTGAGGGCAGCGACCTTCAACTTTAGTATGAATCTGCTGATTGGAAGGGGAGGTTTTGGCAATGTCTACAAGGGTTGGCTCAAGGAGCAGAGGTCATCTAAGGGTGCTAGGAACCGACCAATTGCTGTCAAGAGATTAAATGGAACCAGCTATCAAGGAGATCCAGAATTTacg ACAGAGATCAGTTTACTGGGAATGGTGTCTCATCCGAACATTGTGAAGCTTTTGGGTTTTTGTCGTGCAAATGAAGAGAAGATCCTTGTCTATGACTACATGCAAAAACGAAGCTTAGAGCACCATTTATTTTCCA AGAAACCAGAACGAGTACTTCCATGGGAAATTAGACTTAAAATCGCGATAGAAATTGCTGAAGGACTGTCTTACTTGCATACATTAGAACACCCGGTAATTTTAAGAGATATGAAGCCCTCAAATATACTACTTGATAAG TCCTATACTGCGAAGATATCAGACTTTGGAATGGCAATCACATCACCTGCACCCTTGAGAGATCATGATGAATATATAGAAGATAGAGTTGTTGGCACATATGGTTATGCGGATCCTCTTTATGCTGAAACTG GGAAGTTGCATGTAAAGAGCGATGTTTATGGATTTGGTGTTGTTTTGGTTGAGCTGCTAACTGGTTCAAGATCAACAAAAAAAGGGGTTAATCTTTCCGTAGGGGAATGGGCCGAGAAATATCTAAATAATAGATTCAGGCTGAGAGGCATAATGGACTCCAGGTTGGAGGGGAAGTATGTTACTGGGCAGGCTTCAGAAATAGCAAAGCTTGCTCTGAGATGTCTCGTTCGTAACCCCAAATTCCGTCCATCAATGACAGAAGTTGCCGAGACACTAGAGAAGATCAAAACTCGTGCTTATAACCAGAAACATCTTGTCATG TGTGGGAAGTGCCATAAAGCTGGACACCACACCAGGTCTTGTGACAGGATCAGTCATGTTGGAGGGAATTCAAAGCTTCCAAATGCAAGTGAAGCAATCACAGAGGAGAGGACATCTTCCACACAATCAACCGTCCAACAAGACAGCGAAAGGAGTGAGGCCAGTGGTGTTGTAACAAAGACACTTCGAACAACTCCCA GCAATTCAAACCTACTAGACGCAAGTAATGGAACGAGCAATGAAAAGACTTCAGCAATTCAATCACCTCATCTCCAACAAGGAAGCAAAGGGGACCAGGCAAATCGCGTTGGGACCAGCAAACCTAGGAACAATCATCTTATAAGAAAAACAGCTGCCG TCGGAGGTAATTCGAAGGTACTTGAAGCaagaaatacaacaaaaaaggaGAAGACGACTTCTTCTAGATTGACTGTCCGACAAGGTAATGCAAGAAAGGAGGCAAATGGTGTCGCTACCAGACCATCTTGTAACAATGGTCCTAAAACCAAAATTCCCA GCAAGTCAGAGCTACCAAATGCAAGTAACGTAGCAAGGAAAGTGAAAGCTTCAGTCCAACAAGTACACAAAAGGAACGTGCCAGCCAATGGTGCTATCTGCATAAAATAA